In Populus nigra chromosome 1, ddPopNigr1.1, whole genome shotgun sequence, one genomic interval encodes:
- the LOC133700049 gene encoding VQ motif-containing protein 22-like has product MASSSSDWVQVQLYEQANIHGQATPSFGFSDATNVATSGASHIINPSSSITSSAGDQTLTPKGCGSKPIKRRSRASKKTPTTLLTATTANFRALVQQFTGCPSNPISIGNQKGPITLNFGLGSAQDHSYATAEMAPFDNIYYHGPSQMQERQQPRENAQQLHQDQGLLDHLPNSNAYFSMSSDLGPNLDRPADDGLFNMDDIALQELAKESFSEENMNNIDCF; this is encoded by the coding sequence ATGGCTAGTTCGTCGAGTGATTGGGTGCAAGTGCAACTCTATGAACAAGCCAATATTCATGGACAGGCAACACCTTCCTTTGGATTCTCAGATGCCACCAATGTTGCAACCAGTGGTGCATCGCATATCATAAATCCAAGCAGTTCAATTACATCAAGTGCTGGTGATCAGACGTTGACCCCTAAAGGTTGTGGGTCGAAGCCAATCAAAAGGAGGTCTAGAGCTTCTAAGAAGACACCAACCACCCTGCTCACTGCCACCACCGCAAATTTCAGAGCCTTGGTGCAACAATTCACTGGCTGTCCTAGTAATCCCATTTCAATCGGGAACCAAAAGGGTCCAATCACCTTGAATTTTGGACTCGGGAGTGCACAAGATCATAGCTACGCGACTGCAGAAATGGCACCTTTTGACAACATTTATTATCATGGGCCATCTCAGATGCAAGAACGACAGCAACCGAGGGAAAACGCACAGCAACTGCACCAGGACCAAGGATTACTTGATCATCTTCCTAATAGTAATGCTTACTTCTCAATGTCTAGTGACCTTGGACCTAATTTAGACAGGCCAGCTGATGATGGGCTTTTCAATATGGACGATATTGCTTTGCAAGAGCTTGCTAAGGAGTCTTTCTCCGAGGAAAATATGAATAATATTGATTGCTTTTAG